A region of Mammaliicoccus sp. Dog046 DNA encodes the following proteins:
- a CDS encoding HAD-IA family hydrolase: MYEAIIFDFDGTIIDTEIHLFNTINKHIKERNEQPIHIDEYKASIGSVSKELDDKILHSLGSEQALKEMFSDHYEGTKQLPVKPVVKTLVDYCVENNIKMGIATSSYKAHIMPNVQRLSLDEHIHVIKGREDVSSVKPDPELYIQAAQDLNVEASKCLAIEDTTNGAKAAIDAGMDVIVITHEITEDLNFDVLKILNKDIDAQEIIERYL, from the coding sequence ATGTACGAAGCAATAATATTTGATTTTGATGGCACGATTATAGATACAGAAATTCATTTGTTTAATACAATTAATAAACATATTAAAGAACGCAATGAACAACCGATTCATATAGATGAATACAAAGCTTCAATAGGTTCGGTTTCTAAAGAACTAGACGATAAAATCCTTCATTCTTTAGGGTCTGAACAAGCTTTAAAAGAAATGTTTAGTGACCATTATGAAGGAACGAAACAATTACCAGTTAAACCTGTTGTTAAAACGCTAGTAGACTATTGTGTAGAAAACAATATAAAAATGGGAATAGCGACGAGTAGCTACAAGGCGCATATTATGCCTAACGTACAAAGATTATCTTTAGATGAACATATTCATGTGATTAAAGGAAGAGAAGATGTTTCGTCAGTTAAACCTGATCCAGAATTATATATACAAGCTGCACAAGATTTGAATGTCGAAGCAAGTAAATGTTTAGCGATTGAAGATACGACTAATGGTGCTAAAGCGGCAATAGATGCTGGAATGGATGTTATTGTCATCACACATGAAATTACTGAGGATTTAAATTTTGATGTACTTAAAATATTAAACAAAGATATCGATGCACAAGAAATTATAGAACGTTATTTATAA
- a CDS encoding PepSY domain-containing protein — protein MKNYQPLRRLHFYAAFFISPLLLTLSLTGIGYLFYTNVENHIYEHEFFANSDTKGHQSLDEAVQEIRDVYKGYEIQKISIMDEPYNNRVTIGNEDGDSRYVFLDEHNQRVANQNAKFTFANVLRDTHSSLMIGGSFVNYLVELAACWAIFMILSGVYLTFKSKAFKKPKQKTSFLADRRIHAIIGLIIAIPIFIIILTGLPWSAFMGKQINQFAEEHPKFGYSAMVANPPQSEDNELPWATRNKEQPKSKKDPHAQHHGGSQIAIGTDGQQSLESIISKSEKQHITKPFSIVYPADDKGVFTVSKSSNTGVTGLDVAPKEETTAYFDQYSGKLLGKVNYDDYGLIGKWFSFGIPLHEGHLFGPLNKIINLLVCITFISGIVFGFTTWIKRKSAISHSSVPQVNGRLPIGLIIFLVILGVLMPLFGASLIVVAIVEFIIWKRKSKS, from the coding sequence ATGAAGAATTATCAACCACTACGAAGACTGCATTTTTATGCTGCATTTTTCATTTCTCCATTATTGCTTACACTATCTTTAACGGGAATAGGATATTTATTCTATACAAACGTGGAAAACCACATTTACGAGCATGAATTTTTCGCGAATAGTGATACGAAAGGACATCAATCCTTAGATGAAGCTGTACAAGAAATTAGAGATGTGTACAAAGGTTATGAAATTCAAAAGATCAGTATTATGGATGAACCATACAATAATCGCGTTACAATTGGTAACGAAGATGGGGATTCACGTTATGTTTTCTTAGATGAACACAATCAAAGAGTTGCCAATCAGAATGCAAAATTTACTTTTGCAAATGTTTTAAGAGATACGCATAGTTCATTAATGATAGGCGGTAGTTTCGTAAACTACTTGGTTGAACTTGCAGCATGTTGGGCAATCTTTATGATTTTATCAGGTGTTTATTTAACATTTAAATCTAAAGCTTTTAAAAAACCGAAACAAAAAACTTCATTTTTGGCGGATAGACGTATACATGCCATCATTGGTTTAATCATTGCTATACCAATATTTATTATTATTTTAACGGGATTACCTTGGTCAGCATTTATGGGTAAACAAATTAATCAGTTTGCTGAAGAACATCCCAAGTTCGGTTATTCAGCAATGGTTGCTAATCCCCCACAATCAGAAGATAACGAACTACCGTGGGCTACAAGAAATAAAGAACAACCTAAATCAAAGAAAGATCCACATGCGCAACATCATGGTGGTTCTCAAATTGCAATTGGAACAGATGGACAACAAAGTTTAGAAAGTATCATCTCTAAAAGCGAGAAACAACATATAACAAAACCATTCTCAATTGTTTATCCTGCTGATGACAAAGGCGTATTTACGGTTTCGAAAAGTAGTAATACAGGTGTCACAGGGTTAGACGTTGCACCAAAAGAAGAAACAACAGCTTATTTCGATCAATATTCAGGTAAATTATTAGGAAAAGTCAATTACGATGACTATGGACTCATTGGTAAATGGTTTAGCTTTGGCATACCTTTACATGAAGGACACCTATTTGGTCCATTAAATAAAATTATAAATTTACTCGTCTGTATTACGTTTATAAGTGGCATTGTATTTGGATTCACCACTTGGATTAAACGTAAAAGTGCGATATCACACAGTTCAGTACCACAAGTTAATGGGCGCTTACCAATAGGATTGATTATCTTTTTAGTAATATTAGGTGTTTTAATGCCATTGTTTGGCGCTTCATTAATAGTAGTAGCAATAGTTGAATTTATTATATGGAAACGAAAATCAAAATCATAA
- a CDS encoding DUF5996 family protein → MSLLYFDEWRDTRATIRYIAQIMGKCCLTVKTPESLYKHVMLSINQVGLSTGELEKDNHKFEIDFDILDQILIVKVDGTETTKIVQTGQTIKEYYHFVFDTLAEHGVHIEINTKPYHIPYEKTLDEDDQERIFNPKTAYHALKLMQQAQYDHYQFLHSRNIKDVKTGLFWDKFDVTSIFYIEGNQENTVSLCYYFGDKYRESPYYIIKINPFKQDKINLKQVEPSYAEYNGKDGSFLIYEEDLQSIIRRDEVLLTFFNSAYQALLSGVSSKLNH, encoded by the coding sequence GTGAGTTTATTATATTTCGATGAATGGCGAGATACACGTGCAACAATAAGATATATCGCACAAATAATGGGGAAATGTTGTTTAACAGTAAAGACACCTGAATCCTTATACAAACACGTCATGCTATCTATTAATCAAGTTGGGCTTTCTACTGGTGAATTGGAGAAGGATAATCATAAATTTGAAATTGATTTTGATATATTAGACCAAATCCTTATTGTAAAAGTAGACGGCACTGAAACAACTAAAATTGTACAAACTGGACAAACGATAAAAGAATATTATCATTTCGTATTTGATACTTTAGCTGAACATGGCGTTCATATTGAAATCAATACAAAGCCGTATCATATTCCATATGAAAAAACATTGGACGAAGATGATCAAGAACGAATATTCAATCCTAAAACAGCTTATCATGCATTGAAATTGATGCAACAAGCACAATATGATCATTATCAATTTTTACATTCTAGAAATATTAAAGATGTAAAGACTGGTTTGTTCTGGGATAAGTTTGATGTCACTTCGATATTTTACATAGAAGGTAATCAAGAAAATACCGTTTCACTTTGTTATTATTTTGGTGATAAATATAGAGAGTCTCCTTATTATATTATTAAGATAAATCCGTTTAAGCAAGATAAAATAAACTTAAAACAAGTTGAACCATCTTATGCTGAATATAATGGTAAAGATGGTAGTTTCTTAATATATGAAGAAGATTTGCAAAGTATCATTAGAAGAGATGAAGTATTACTTACATTCTTTAATAGTGCATACCAAGCATTACTTTCTGGCGTGAGCAGTAAACTTAATCATTAA
- a CDS encoding competence protein ComK — protein sequence MTHLINPNMLLLKQSQHPSYKYQIEYLNAPIQHTNQTVQSLINDALRIEGASFKTREQYGKYILNIYKLTPLLIYATQDFVLFPTSAKYQSNYMLINCKQILNIKQHQAQTKLQFKNGTSTLIALDYHLVSKKMGESLRLVHHQKNHIMRT from the coding sequence ATGACGCATTTAATCAATCCAAATATGCTACTCCTTAAACAATCTCAACATCCAAGTTATAAATATCAAATTGAATATTTAAATGCACCGATTCAACATACAAATCAAACTGTTCAATCTCTCATCAATGATGCTTTGAGAATCGAAGGTGCAAGTTTTAAAACGAGAGAACAATATGGCAAATATATTCTAAATATTTATAAACTTACCCCATTATTAATTTACGCCACACAAGACTTTGTACTTTTCCCTACTTCAGCAAAATATCAATCGAATTATATGCTTATTAACTGCAAACAAATTTTAAATATCAAGCAGCATCAAGCACAAACGAAACTGCAATTTAAAAATGGTACTTCAACATTAATCGCGCTTGATTATCATTTAGTAAGTAAGAAAATGGGCGAGTCTTTACGTTTAGTTCATCATCAAAAAAATCATATAATGCGTACTTAA
- a CDS encoding helix-turn-helix domain-containing protein codes for MFMFKITKQLNGSFCLNNQDYLTMIYVHDGEIDVFHHHLHKVTKVPSGYYTIIPFNELSYVSTNTSQCTMVTINAMIVSTLARDVIQQWLSHDYSLLSYHHHKQMIQNHINQLIDYTSLTDLHLNTEVTFRISYLLMVLINDLNTQTPLSLNMNHPLKQKYLLSNQMRIFDATIDLITNPHKSIAAIATDYGFYDQSHFTKAFKKYRQITPYAFRQSYLKDMYYK; via the coding sequence ATGTTTATGTTTAAAATTACCAAACAACTAAATGGTTCATTTTGTTTAAATAATCAAGATTATTTAACAATGATATATGTTCACGATGGAGAAATCGACGTTTTTCATCATCATTTGCATAAAGTGACTAAAGTTCCTTCGGGATACTATACAATCATTCCATTTAATGAATTGAGTTATGTTAGTACGAATACTAGTCAATGCACAATGGTTACGATTAACGCAATGATTGTTAGTACACTGGCACGTGATGTCATTCAACAATGGTTGTCCCATGACTATTCACTGCTATCCTACCATCACCATAAACAAATGATCCAAAATCATATTAACCAATTAATAGATTACACATCCCTTACCGACTTACATTTAAACACAGAAGTTACATTTAGGATTTCTTATTTATTAATGGTTTTAATAAATGACCTAAATACACAAACCCCTTTATCTCTCAATATGAATCACCCACTTAAGCAGAAGTACCTACTCAGCAATCAAATGAGAATTTTTGATGCAACGATCGATTTGATTACTAATCCACATAAATCCATAGCTGCGATTGCCACAGATTACGGATTTTACGATCAATCCCATTTCACAAAAGCATTTAAGAAATACCGCCAAATCACGCCTTATGCATTTAGACAATCTTATTTGAAAGATATGTATTATAAATAA
- a CDS encoding sigma-70 family RNA polymerase sigma factor gives MDTSIFNMHYKKYNKMIHYLLHHFKVYYQYEDYYQLLLIKMWELIQNYDASKTEHLDHYMYTKLKFHLIDCIRKQSKDMNRFVPTSETHLLDRSFHEFYQYEWLSLLDILSEEELTWLNLTLQGFSTQEIGLYMNKSVSTIKYYRKNARKKLKTHFLI, from the coding sequence ATGGATACTTCAATTTTCAATATGCACTATAAAAAATACAACAAAATGATTCATTATTTATTACATCATTTCAAAGTCTATTATCAGTATGAAGATTACTATCAGTTGTTGCTAATAAAAATGTGGGAGCTGATTCAAAATTATGACGCTTCAAAAACTGAACACTTAGATCATTACATGTATACTAAATTAAAATTCCATCTCATTGACTGCATTAGAAAACAATCTAAAGACATGAACCGCTTCGTTCCCACTTCAGAAACACACTTGTTAGATCGAAGCTTTCACGAATTTTATCAATATGAATGGTTGAGTTTGCTTGATATATTATCAGAAGAAGAACTGACGTGGTTAAACCTGACATTACAAGGATTTTCTACACAGGAGATTGGTTTATATATGAACAAAAGTGTTTCAACTATTAAATATTATAGAAAAAATGCCAGAAAGAAATTGAAGACGCATTTTTTAATTTAA